The Glandiceps talaboti chromosome 19, keGlaTala1.1, whole genome shotgun sequence genome contains a region encoding:
- the LOC144450009 gene encoding uncharacterized protein LOC144450009 → MASAALCTQENKNGLSNLSKERGRLKQEIQQGQDLLKDIEIDYDKQVYAVWQKERETTERLTEEVKKMSQNLHETLKAKYEEKKVTLESYQSVLEKLASELDETEKKIQTTESDNLETSQCNQEIFDKINQVIETRPSLNFLPRYCPPKSLPKIDGDLGNVNLQSEPSKSSIVTKGLPRDGRCCNPVQIMLDLQDEHVVAEVKGPDKKVRRLDVVPGGQRRDHGCGETTKTSAFGTHSTTFTAEKAGQYTVSVKVKNKHISGSPFEFKAWGLCWNVTLHKEFKPHSIAAKDKVVVLTDMSKNQIIRLNLDTDNGPENVTIKGPTTPPCPRGISVQDDDYLITDDHSRAVLVTNRDGKVHQTFGEEQIKNPCGIAVNSKGIVYVVDCNGHCIHTYKQGNDGKYEYRHSFGGEGQEEGQFSRPKSIAIDSKDNVIVSDSDNERVQVFNADGQFLFQFGHKGDEDGEFDNLRRLAVDTLDNIYVCDSNNNKVQKFDKFGRFVGQINRDVDNINKPSCVAVIGQGQGQGQVVVLDRSSEGQLKVYH, encoded by the coding sequence ATGGCCAGTGCTGCACTGTGTACACAAGAGAACAAGAATGGGTTGAGCAATTTGAGCAAAGAAAGAGGACGTCTGAAACAGGAGATTCAACAGGGACAAGACTTGCTAAAGGATATTGAGATAGATTATGACAAACAAGTGTATGCGGTATggcagaaagagagagagacaactGAAAGACTGACAGAAGAGGTGAAGAAGATGAGTCAAAATCTTCACGAAACCTTAAAGGCGAAGTATGAAGAAAAGAAGGTCACATTAGAGAGTTATCAGTCTGTTTTGGAAAAACTAGCATCAGAGCTGGATGAGACAGAAAAGAAGATACAGACAACTGAGAGTGATAACTTAGAGACTTCTCAGTGCAATCAAGAGATTTTCGACAAAATAAATCAGGTTATCGAAACACGTCCATCACTCAACTTCCTTCCACGATACTGTCCTCCTAAAAGTCTCCCAAAGATAGATGGTGATCTCGGTAATGTTAATCTGCAGTCAGAGCCGTCAAAATCATCCATCGTAACCAAAGGACTTCCTCGTGACGGAAGATGTTGTAACCCTGTACAGATTATGTTAGATTTACAAGATGAGCATGTGGTTGCTGAAGTGAAGGGGCCAGACAAGAAAGTTCGACGTCTTGATGTGGTGCCAGGTGGACAGAGACGTGATCATGGGTGTGGAGAGACAACAAAGACAAGTGCTTTTGGAACCCATTCAACCACTTTTACTGCAGAAAAAGCTGGCCAGTATACGGTGTCTGTGAAAGTGAAGAACAAACATATCAGTGGTTCTCCATTCGAGTTCAAAGCATGGGGACTGTGTTGGAATGTAACACTGCATAAAGAGTTCAAGCCACACAGCATTGCAGCTAAGGACAAGGTCGTCGTACTAACTGATATGAGCAAGAATCAGATTATACGACTTAACCTTGACACTGATAATGGTCCTGAGAATGTCACCATTAAGGGACCGACCACTCCACCTTGTCCAAGAGGCATTTCTGTACAGGATGATGACTACCTCATTACTGATGATCATAGCAGAGCTGTGCTTGTTACCAACCGTGATGGTAAAGTACACCAAACCTTCGGTGAAGAGCAGATCAAAAATCCTTGTGGTATTGCAGTCAACAGCAAAGGTATTGTCTATGTAGTCGATTGCAATGGTCACTGTATTCATACCTATAAACAAGGTAACGATGGGAAATATGAGTACCGTCACTCCTTCGGTGGGGAGGGGCAAGAGGAAGGCCAGTTCAGTCGACCAAAGTCCATTGCCATTGACAGTAAGGATAACGTCATTGTGTCCGACTCTGACAATGAGCGTGTACAAGTGTTCAATGCTGATGGTCAATTCCTGTTTCAATTTGGCCACAAAGGTGATGAGGATGGTGAATTTGATAACCTCCGACGACTTGCAGTTGACACTCTTGATAATATTTACGTTTGTGATAGCAACAATAACAAAGTgcagaaatttgataaatttgggCGCTTTGTTGGTCAGATCAATCGGGATGTCGATAACATCAACAAACCTAGCTGTGTTGCTGTGattggtcaaggtcaaggtcaaggtcaagttgTCGTCCTTGACAGGAGCTCTGAAGGTCAACTGAAAGTCTATCACTAA